TGTTGAACAATCTGCCATCGAGCTGTCCGATCTCTGTCGGGCAGGTGCTGTTGATCCCCTATCCCACGCCGACCATTCCACCGCCTGCTACGAATACAGCTCTCCCGGCGGAAGCAACTCGCATCTCCTGCGAAACCGTGCAAATCACCGTTCAGGAAAACGACACGCTTTCAAGCATCGCTGCCAACTATGCCGTGCCGATGAGCGCGATCAAGGAATTTAACGGTCTGACAACGGATAATGTCTTTCTCGGGCAGACGATCCTGATTCCGCTCTGCGCCCGCGCACCGGACCCCAACCAGCCGACTCCCACGCCGACCCTTCCGCCTCCCTACCCCGCCCCGAACCTGCTCCTGCCTGCGGACGGCGCTGCCTTCACCCTGGCGAACGACGTCGTGACCTTGCAATGGGCATCCGTCGGCGTCCTCCGCGATGGAGAGGCATACCAGGTCATCATCGAAGATGTGACCGCCAGTCAGACCCGGCGCATCACCGATTACGTGACGGATACAAAATACATCGTTCCGACCACGTTCCGTCCGAGAGATAACGTCGCACACGTCATGCGCTGGTGGGTCGTGCCTGTGTTGCAATCCGGCGTGGACGAACAAGGTCAGCCCATCTGGATCGCTTCGGGTGCAACGAGCGAAAAACGGGTCTTCACCTGGGTCGGGGTCGCTGTACAAGGGACGCCGAATCCCTAATGGTAAAATGAAATAAAAACTCCCTGTCGCAAAGGCAGGGAGTTTTATAAACTGGTGTTATACATCGTCCCGATGGTTTGGACTGCCTGCCAGTTTGATTACAAATTCCTTCGGGATGTTTCGCATTTGGCAGGTAACAAATAGAGGATAATCATGGTTAAAACCACTCTCAAAATCATCGCTGTTCTGCTTTTCCTGTCCGGATTGGTATGGATCTTCCAAGGCGTGGGCGTCCTGCCCGGGAGCTATATGAGCGGCGATCCGCAATGGGCAGTGAACGGCACAGTCACAGCACTCGTCGGCATTATCCTCTTCTGGGCAGCTTCTCGAAAATGACATTGGACGAGACCATTCAAATTGGGGACCGGGTGCAGATCCAGTTGAATGAAAAATTCGGGGAACATATGGGCTGGTATGATGGAGTGGTCATGCGGATCGAACCCTACTCCAGTAATCGATCGTTTTACTGGGTATTACTGAATGCAGAAGCGCAATCTGTGTTGAAGGTTCGCGAGATCTCTGTCTTGAATCCGAGAAATATCAGAAAGGTCGAATGAAGCCAGTAAGGGGGTCATGGCAACTGCTGTCTTAATCGCAACAGAAGGAGCTTCGTATGAGAAGTTTTAGATATATCTCTTTTTGCATTATTGCCCTATTCTTACTGGCGCAGACCGGTCGCCGCGCGGCGCATTCCGAACCAATAGCAGGATGACGGGAGTCGAGACGAAGACCGTGATCAGCAGACCGATAATCCAACCTACCCCGCCGTAAAAATCGGTGGCGGGCTTTGTCACCACCCTCGAACGTGATTTGCCGGGCAGTCCCGGCTGAATGGCTGTTGTGGACATGAGACCTCTGGGAAAATCGATTGGCGCAAGAGTATCCCAAAATCGTGATTAAGGCATGAGAATGCCGCGGCGGTTCATAATGCTCCCGCAATCTTTTTTCCCATCCCTCCGGCTGTATAATTTACGCATGCAATACACGCCGCTCCTCTATCTCTGGGGGCTGTCCGTCATCCTTACATTGACCCTCGGTGTTTACTCACTGCGATTCAGAAGGCACCCGGCTTCGGTTCCATTCATTGCGATGTGTTTTCTCGCTTCGCTTTGGGCGGCAAGCTATATTCTCGAACTTGGCGGGACTACCCTCGCAGTGAAAGTATGGGGGCTTAAAATCGGCTATCTCGGCGTGATCGGCGTGCCGCTTTCATGGACTGCGTTCGCGCTCGCCTATTCCGATCGAAGGGAATGGTTAACCCGGCGCAACGTCCTGATGGCATCGGTCTTTCCAGTTGCAACGTATCTTGTCATCCTTACCACCGAATCCCACGGCTGGTTCTTTAGAACAATGAATCTGCAAACCGACCCGGCAACCGGCTTGATCCTGATCGACAATCCTCTCGGCTGGTGGTTCTGGCTCCATGCGGCATATATATATGGGATGCTGGTTTTCGGAACCTACCTCTTACTGCGCGAATATTGGGAAAAACGGGATGTTTACCGCTCGCAAATCATCATCAATATCACGGCAATTCTCCTGCCATGGATAGCGAACGGGATCGTCATTTCTGGGCTGCTCCCTGTCCATATCGACATAACATCGGTCACTTTTTCCGCCTCGATCCTGATCCTTGGCATGGGATTCCTGCGCTACCGCCTGCTGGATATCACCCCGGTGGCGCATCGCGCCGTGTTCGAAAGTATTTCAGATGCCGTCATCGTGCTCGATGGCGATTTGAGGATAGTCGAGCTAAACCCTGCTTCGCTGGATATTTTCAATCTGAATCACGGCTCGGTGATCGGTAAACCCTTCCGCGAAGTATTCCGCCCGTGGATCTTCATAAACGAAAACGATCTGCAAACACCCAGATATTACAAAGAGATCCTGGTTCAGGATGACGGCGGACCCATGCGTTGGATGCATTTGCACGTCAGCGCCTTGAAAAATGGCTCCAGCCAGAACGAAGGCTGGATCGTGACATTGCGCGATGTGACCAGCATCAAGGAGAATGAATCGGCTCTTGCCATTGCGCGGGATGAAGCAATGCGGGCGAACAGCTTTAAAATGCAGTTGCTTGCCAACGTCAGCCATGAACTGAGAACCCCGCTCGGGATCATCCTCGGGTACACAGACCTTATCGCGCGAAAATCCTACGGCGACCTGACGGAAAAGCAGGTAAACATCCTCGGGCGCATCCGCGACAGCACACAATACCTGGATGTGCTTGTTTCGGAACTGCTCGACCAGGCACAGTTGGACAGCGGGAAACTAAAACTATCCATAGCAGCCTTCGAACCGCGCGAGGTCCTCGGCTCGGTCTGTAGCCAGTTGAGCCTGCTTGCGGAGGCGAAAGAACTCACCTTCCAGGCAACGATATCAGACGCGATGCCCCTCTCCATAGTCGGCGACGGCCAGCGGATAAAACAAATCCTGGTCAACCTTATCAGCAACGCCATCAAGTTCACCGAGACCGGCGGCATCACAGTGGACATCTTCACCAACTCACTGACGGAATGGAATATGCGGGTTGCCGACACAGGTCCCGGCATCCCGCCTGAAGCGCTCCAATCCATCTTTGAACCCTTCAAACAACTTGCCGAGGCGAATAAAACCCTCCGCAAAGGTTATGGATTGGGACTTTCCATTTCGAATCAGATCATCAAACTGATGGGCGGAACAATCTCTGTCGAGAGCACTGTCGGCAAAGGAACCACATTCACAGTGAGGCTGCCTCTCATTACAGAATCAGAATTCATCCTTGATCAATAAACCCATCGACCCCGAAACCCGTTTTCGTCACATTGTCAACCGGAAATCGCGACTCAATAAAATCATGATAGCTTTCCAAATGCACTATTAAAATGGATTTTGATTCCCTGCGCCGATTGCTCGACCAAGCCATC
This portion of the Anaerolineales bacterium genome encodes:
- a CDS encoding LysM peptidoglycan-binding domain-containing protein; amino-acid sequence: MTQESSHSKTKVCPTCGTRLSENAVRCLVCGTEFAVQPEVKAAKKAERSVQAASLPQVTLSLPVAIGSLVAVIAVAAGLTFLLVPKDPESFSAGETSTPTETATPSLTPTITLPATETPTVTLQPPFEYTVSANDGSCSQIAFNFNISVQSIIVLNNLPSSCPISVGQVLLIPYPTPTIPPPATNTALPAEATRISCETVQITVQENDTLSSIAANYAVPMSAIKEFNGLTTDNVFLGQTILIPLCARAPDPNQPTPTPTLPPPYPAPNLLLPADGAAFTLANDVVTLQWASVGVLRDGEAYQVIIEDVTASQTRRITDYVTDTKYIVPTTFRPRDNVAHVMRWWVVPVLQSGVDEQGQPIWIASGATSEKRVFTWVGVAVQGTPNP
- a CDS encoding PAS domain S-box protein, translating into MQYTPLLYLWGLSVILTLTLGVYSLRFRRHPASVPFIAMCFLASLWAASYILELGGTTLAVKVWGLKIGYLGVIGVPLSWTAFALAYSDRREWLTRRNVLMASVFPVATYLVILTTESHGWFFRTMNLQTDPATGLILIDNPLGWWFWLHAAYIYGMLVFGTYLLLREYWEKRDVYRSQIIINITAILLPWIANGIVISGLLPVHIDITSVTFSASILILGMGFLRYRLLDITPVAHRAVFESISDAVIVLDGDLRIVELNPASLDIFNLNHGSVIGKPFREVFRPWIFINENDLQTPRYYKEILVQDDGGPMRWMHLHVSALKNGSSQNEGWIVTLRDVTSIKENESALAIARDEAMRANSFKMQLLANVSHELRTPLGIILGYTDLIARKSYGDLTEKQVNILGRIRDSTQYLDVLVSELLDQAQLDSGKLKLSIAAFEPREVLGSVCSQLSLLAEAKELTFQATISDAMPLSIVGDGQRIKQILVNLISNAIKFTETGGITVDIFTNSLTEWNMRVADTGPGIPPEALQSIFEPFKQLAEANKTLRKGYGLGLSISNQIIKLMGGTISVESTVGKGTTFTVRLPLITESEFILDQ